In Pseudofrankia saprophytica, one genomic interval encodes:
- a CDS encoding monovalent cation/H+ antiporter complex subunit F, whose protein sequence is MQVVYAITLGLVTLAGLLTLVRVVRGPTELDRVLALDVLVVLIVTAVTVEVARLQEGFNLALLGSVALLGFLGAAAAARLVELRGPPGPRPPRSGQDP, encoded by the coding sequence ATGCAGGTCGTCTACGCCATCACGCTGGGGTTGGTCACCCTCGCGGGCCTGCTGACCCTCGTCCGGGTGGTGCGCGGCCCGACAGAGCTGGACCGCGTCCTCGCCCTCGACGTCCTGGTGGTCCTGATCGTCACCGCGGTCACGGTCGAGGTCGCGCGGCTCCAGGAGGGCTTCAACCTGGCCCTGCTCGGCTCGGTGGCGCTTCTCGGGTTTCTGGGCGCGGCGGCGGCGGCCCGCCTCGTCGAGCTGCGCGGCCCGCCGGGCCCCCGCCCGCCGCGATCGGGGCAGGACCCGTGA
- a CDS encoding sodium:proton antiporter: MTLAAAAAAAAVTGPAGHGVLNLTSVAVVSGLYMAGTFLLLQRGLLRVLVGIVLLGHATNLLLLLVGGKSGRPAMSGSVPPDQMSDPLPQAMALTSIVITFALTTFLLTLAYRAWTLLGNTEVRDDVEDHRITALEERLEAQFAYHFPHLSLPHPHAPRHRHPDDDHRRTGRPDGSDGSESDGPGGEPPGGEPPGGERR; this comes from the coding sequence GTGACGCTGGCAGCAGCAGCCGCGGCGGCCGCGGTGACCGGGCCGGCGGGCCACGGCGTGCTGAACCTGACGTCGGTGGCCGTCGTCTCCGGCCTCTACATGGCCGGGACGTTCCTGCTGCTGCAGCGCGGGCTGTTGCGCGTGCTCGTCGGCATCGTGCTGCTCGGCCACGCGACCAATCTGCTCCTGCTGCTGGTCGGCGGGAAGAGCGGCCGACCCGCCATGTCCGGCTCGGTGCCGCCCGACCAGATGTCCGACCCACTGCCGCAGGCCATGGCGCTCACGTCGATCGTCATCACGTTCGCGCTGACGACGTTCCTGCTGACGCTCGCCTACCGGGCCTGGACCCTGCTCGGCAACACCGAGGTCCGCGACGACGTCGAGGACCACCGGATCACCGCACTGGAGGAGCGCCTGGAGGCCCAGTTCGCGTACCACTTCCCGCATCTCTCCCTGCCGCACCCGCACGCCCCGCGCCATCGCCACCCCGATGACGACCACCGACGAACGGGCCGCCCGGACGGCTCGGACGGTTCCGAGTCGGACGGTCCGGGCGGAGAGCCGCCGGGCGGAGAGCCGCCGGGCGGGGAGCGGCGGTGA
- a CDS encoding alpha/beta hydrolase: MRQDLDVAYASQSPAQRLDLYRPAPAADGGPVPLVVLIHGGAFAFGDKGEMDVHVRALVGHGYAVASLNYRMVPEATYPAAVDDVRAAVRWLRAGAPRLGLDAGRFAAFGESAGAYLAAMLGTSGDLPFPGDEALGNVDVPSAVRAVVDLYGPVDFPTMDGQLTANPRCGAGAAVHDAAGSPESRFLGHQITTVPDLVRAASPATHLGAGRTPPRFLLEHGTADCTVPYQQSVAFAGALRAAGGAADLRIVDGAGHGPDFPLADRLPGILAFLDDALR; the protein is encoded by the coding sequence ATGCGGCAGGACCTGGACGTGGCGTACGCGTCGCAGTCGCCGGCGCAGCGGCTCGACCTGTACCGGCCGGCGCCGGCCGCGGACGGCGGCCCGGTGCCGCTGGTGGTGCTGATCCACGGCGGGGCGTTCGCGTTCGGGGACAAGGGTGAGATGGACGTCCACGTGCGGGCGCTCGTCGGGCACGGATACGCGGTCGCGAGCCTGAACTACCGGATGGTCCCGGAGGCGACGTACCCGGCGGCGGTGGACGACGTGCGCGCCGCGGTCCGCTGGCTGCGGGCCGGCGCCCCCCGCCTCGGCCTCGACGCCGGCCGGTTCGCCGCCTTCGGCGAGTCCGCCGGGGCGTACCTCGCCGCCATGCTCGGCACCTCCGGTGACCTCCCGTTCCCCGGGGACGAGGCCCTCGGCAACGTCGACGTCCCGAGCGCGGTGCGCGCCGTCGTCGACCTGTACGGGCCGGTCGACTTTCCCACCATGGACGGCCAGCTGACCGCCAACCCCCGGTGCGGGGCGGGCGCCGCCGTCCACGACGCCGCCGGCTCGCCCGAGTCGCGGTTTCTCGGCCACCAGATCACCACCGTGCCCGACCTCGTCCGCGCGGCGAGCCCGGCCACGCACCTGGGTGCCGGCCGGACCCCGCCACGGTTCCTCCTCGAGCACGGCACCGCCGACTGCACCGTGCCCTACCAGCAGTCCGTCGCGTTCGCCGGCGCGCTGCGCGCGGCCGGCGGCGCCGCCGACCTGCGCATCGTCGACGGTGCCGGCCACGGCCCCGACTTCCCACTCGCCGATCGTCTCCCCGGCATCCTCGCCTTCCTCGACGACGCCCTGCGCTGA
- a CDS encoding Na+/H+ antiporter subunit D yields the protein MTAPEVLVVLPVVGPLLAAGGTLLLRFRLRAQRMLALAVVAAVAADAAVLLAAADTTGPTVAHLGDWPAQIGITLVADRLAALLLLTSAVVTLAVLGYAVGQGVVDERAEGNSTIFNACYLTLVAGVALAYLTADLFNLFVAFEVMLVSSYVLITLDTTAERVQAGMTYVIVSLTSSLLFLTTLALVYASTGTVSFAGLAATVSGLPAALRAALGLLVLVVFAIKAAVVPLHFWLPDSYPTAPAPITAVLAALLTKVGVYAIVRTHTLVFPHSGTWPLLLAAAVATLLVGALGALAQENLNRVLSFLLVSHIGFMLFGLSLFTVIGLSGVILYMVHHIVVQATLFLASGLITRYAGTSMPRRTGGLAAVVPVVAALFAIPALSLSGVPPLSGFIAKLALLQAGSRAGAASGPGAGAFRTGVYVAVAAMLVTSLLTLYVMARVWVSAFWRRPRPAHPDPDPGDLLVVGTETVSRPMIAATAGLVAAGLVIPVLAGPLSGLTARAAADLLTPAVYEQAVLGGNQGREPDGHGTASGRVGGR from the coding sequence GTGACGGCGCCGGAGGTGCTGGTCGTGCTACCGGTGGTCGGGCCGCTGCTCGCCGCGGGCGGAACGCTGCTGCTGCGCTTTCGCCTCCGGGCGCAGCGGATGCTGGCGCTCGCCGTCGTCGCGGCGGTCGCGGCCGACGCGGCCGTGCTGCTCGCCGCCGCCGACACCACCGGCCCGACGGTCGCGCACCTGGGCGACTGGCCGGCGCAGATCGGGATCACCCTGGTCGCCGACCGGCTCGCGGCCCTGCTCCTGCTCACCTCGGCGGTGGTGACGCTGGCGGTGCTCGGCTACGCCGTCGGCCAGGGCGTCGTCGACGAGCGGGCGGAGGGCAACAGCACGATCTTCAACGCCTGTTACCTGACGCTGGTCGCCGGCGTGGCGCTCGCCTACCTGACCGCCGACCTGTTCAACCTGTTCGTCGCGTTCGAGGTCATGCTCGTCTCGTCCTACGTCCTGATCACGCTGGACACGACCGCGGAACGGGTCCAGGCGGGCATGACGTACGTGATCGTCAGCCTGACCTCCTCGCTGCTGTTCCTGACCACGCTGGCGCTGGTGTACGCGTCGACGGGAACGGTCAGCTTCGCGGGGCTGGCCGCGACGGTGTCGGGTCTGCCGGCGGCGCTGCGGGCGGCACTCGGCCTCCTGGTCCTGGTCGTGTTCGCCATCAAGGCGGCGGTGGTGCCGCTGCACTTCTGGCTGCCGGACAGCTACCCGACCGCGCCGGCGCCGATCACCGCCGTGCTCGCCGCGCTGCTGACCAAGGTGGGCGTCTACGCGATCGTGCGCACCCACACCCTGGTGTTCCCGCACAGCGGGACCTGGCCGCTGCTGCTGGCGGCCGCGGTCGCCACGCTGCTGGTGGGCGCGCTCGGGGCGCTGGCCCAGGAGAACCTGAACCGGGTGCTGTCGTTCCTGCTGGTCAGCCACATCGGGTTCATGCTGTTCGGGCTGTCGCTGTTCACCGTCATCGGCCTGTCCGGCGTGATCCTCTACATGGTCCATCACATCGTCGTGCAGGCCACGCTGTTCCTCGCGAGCGGGCTGATCACCCGGTACGCCGGCACGTCGATGCCGAGGCGCACCGGCGGCCTGGCCGCCGTCGTACCGGTCGTCGCGGCGCTGTTCGCCATCCCGGCACTGAGCCTGTCCGGCGTGCCACCGCTGTCCGGCTTCATCGCCAAGCTCGCGCTCCTGCAGGCCGGCTCCCGGGCGGGCGCCGCGTCGGGCCCAGGAGCCGGCGCGTTCCGGACCGGGGTGTACGTGGCAGTCGCCGCGATGCTCGTCACCAGCCTGCTGACGCTCTACGTGATGGCGCGGGTCTGGGTGAGCGCGTTCTGGCGACGCCCCCGGCCGGCGCACCCCGACCCGGATCCCGGCGACCTCCTCGTCGTCGGCACCGAGACGGTCAGCCGCCCGATGATCGCCGCCACCGCCGGCCTGGTCGCCGCGGGCCTGGTGATCCCCGTACTCGCCGGGCCCCTGTCCGGCCTGACCGCCCGCGCCGCCGCCGACCTGCTCACCCCGGCGGTCTACGAGCAGGCCGTGCTCGGTGGCAACCAGGGCCGGGAGCCCGACGGGCACGGCACGGCCAGCGGACGGGTCGGCGGCCGGTGA
- a CDS encoding DUF1059 domain-containing protein: MKTTLDCPCGTRIQGENEDDLVEKAQAHLAEKHPHLEYDRDAILFMAF, encoded by the coding sequence GTGAAGACGACTCTTGACTGCCCCTGCGGCACGCGCATCCAGGGCGAGAACGAGGACGACCTCGTCGAGAAGGCCCAGGCCCACCTCGCAGAGAAGCACCCCCACCTGGAGTACGACCGCGACGCCATTCTCTTCATGGCTTTCTGA
- a CDS encoding alpha/beta hydrolase fold domain-containing protein produces MPSLRARLTQSVALPLRGGDREWTAEAIRARLAAQGTSPTAARAPRWLGHLTRHTVADRAGWAVHELSPKGPPARAVDGGPGTDVTVLYLHGGGYVNEMLRWHWYLLARLTRAVPARFVVPMYPVAPRGAAADVVPAVTDLLSDLVTRARAGESGQAGRAGAARVVLMGDSAGGGLALAAAQVARDRGAPQPDRTVLVSPWLDVTMTDPDQPALAAKDRILAVPGLAEAGRCWAGALDPADPLASPLYGDLTGLAPLTVLCGTHDVLLPDSRRLAARATATGLEIDYHEAAGLPHGYPLFPIPEARAARTILAAALRGPARGR; encoded by the coding sequence GTGCCGAGCCTGCGGGCGAGGCTCACCCAGTCGGTCGCACTGCCGCTGCGCGGCGGGGACCGGGAGTGGACGGCCGAGGCGATCCGGGCGCGTCTCGCGGCCCAGGGGACGAGCCCCACCGCCGCCCGGGCGCCGCGCTGGCTCGGCCATCTCACCCGGCACACCGTCGCCGACCGCGCCGGCTGGGCCGTCCACGAGCTCTCCCCCAAGGGCCCGCCGGCCCGGGCGGTGGACGGCGGGCCTGGCACCGACGTGACGGTGCTCTACCTGCACGGCGGCGGCTACGTGAACGAGATGCTGCGCTGGCACTGGTACCTGCTCGCGCGGCTCACCCGCGCCGTCCCCGCGCGCTTCGTGGTTCCGATGTACCCGGTGGCACCGCGCGGCGCCGCCGCGGACGTCGTCCCCGCCGTCACCGACCTGCTGTCCGACCTGGTGACCAGGGCGCGGGCCGGCGAGTCCGGCCAGGCGGGCCGGGCCGGCGCGGCGCGGGTCGTGCTGATGGGCGACTCCGCCGGTGGTGGCCTCGCGCTCGCCGCCGCGCAGGTCGCGCGCGACCGCGGCGCACCCCAGCCGGACCGGACCGTGCTCGTCTCGCCCTGGCTCGACGTGACGATGACCGACCCCGACCAGCCCGCGCTCGCCGCGAAGGACCGGATACTCGCCGTTCCCGGCCTCGCCGAGGCCGGCCGGTGCTGGGCCGGGGCCCTCGACCCGGCAGACCCGCTGGCCAGCCCGCTGTACGGCGACCTGACCGGTCTCGCGCCGCTCACCGTCCTGTGCGGCACCCACGACGTGCTGCTTCCCGACAGCCGCCGCCTCGCCGCCCGGGCGACCGCCACCGGCCTGGAGATCGACTACCACGAGGCCGCTGGCCTCCCGCACGGCTATCCCCTGTTCCCCATCCCCGAGGCCCGCGCCGCCCGCACGATCCTCGCCGCGGCGCTGCGAGGCCCGGCCCGCGGTCGGTGA
- a CDS encoding PadR family transcriptional regulator, translating to MAARRKVGNLLGLAVLAYLVQGPMHPYELSRMLRDNGDARSIKFNHGSLYMVVQQLAKAGFITEVETTRAGQRPERTVYALTDAGRAELRDWLRELVAEPEHEYPSFVSALSLIGALHPIDVTGLLQARLARLAERRAEIQKMVDDALVAGVPELFLIEEEYRLAQVDTEAGFVERLVARIADPETGWASAWAQFHEAMAAGGAPTPTTPAAPTTGPAGPA from the coding sequence GTGGCGGCGCGGCGCAAGGTCGGCAATCTGCTGGGGCTGGCCGTCCTGGCCTACCTGGTCCAGGGCCCGATGCACCCCTACGAGCTCTCCCGCATGCTGCGGGACAACGGCGACGCCCGCAGCATCAAGTTCAACCATGGCTCGCTGTACATGGTCGTCCAGCAGCTGGCGAAGGCCGGCTTCATCACCGAGGTGGAGACGACCCGCGCGGGCCAGCGCCCTGAGCGCACCGTCTACGCCCTCACCGACGCCGGCCGCGCCGAGCTGCGTGACTGGCTGCGCGAGCTGGTGGCGGAGCCCGAGCACGAGTACCCGAGCTTCGTCTCGGCGCTGTCGCTGATCGGCGCACTGCACCCGATCGACGTGACGGGCCTGCTCCAGGCGCGGCTGGCTCGTCTCGCCGAGCGGCGGGCCGAGATCCAGAAGATGGTCGACGACGCGCTGGTGGCCGGCGTCCCGGAGCTGTTCCTGATCGAGGAGGAGTACCGCCTCGCCCAGGTTGACACCGAGGCGGGGTTCGTCGAGCGTCTCGTCGCTCGCATCGCCGACCCCGAGACCGGCTGGGCCTCCGCCTGGGCCCAGTTCCACGAGGCCATGGCCGCGGGCGGGGCGCCGACGCCGACCACGCCCGCCGCGCCCACCACGGGCCCGGCTGGTCCCGCATAG
- a CDS encoding response regulator: MTISATAPLRVLLADDHAVVRRGIAALLSSVGGIEVAGEAATGAEAIREAQLTRPDVVVMDVRMPDMDGVEATRGLADALPECAVLMLTMFDDDETVFAAMRAGARGYLLKGAAQDDILHAIRSVAAGHVVLGPGIARRLLDQAAEPRGPAPDPFPELTARERQILDLIAAGRSNGTIATELGVATKTVVNHVSAIFAKLRLATRAEAIVRAREAGLGR; encoded by the coding sequence ATGACCATCTCTGCCACGGCCCCGCTGCGGGTGCTCCTCGCCGACGACCATGCCGTGGTCCGCCGCGGGATCGCGGCCCTGCTGTCGTCCGTGGGCGGCATCGAGGTGGCCGGCGAGGCGGCGACGGGTGCGGAGGCGATCCGCGAGGCCCAGCTGACCCGGCCGGACGTGGTGGTCATGGACGTGCGGATGCCGGACATGGACGGGGTCGAGGCGACCCGCGGCCTCGCGGACGCGCTCCCGGAGTGCGCGGTGCTGATGCTGACGATGTTCGACGACGACGAGACCGTGTTCGCCGCGATGCGCGCCGGCGCCCGCGGATACCTGCTCAAGGGCGCCGCCCAGGACGACATCTTGCACGCGATCCGTTCGGTCGCCGCCGGGCACGTGGTGCTCGGCCCGGGAATCGCTCGCCGGCTGCTCGACCAGGCCGCCGAGCCGCGTGGCCCGGCACCGGACCCGTTCCCCGAGCTCACCGCCCGGGAGCGGCAGATCCTCGACCTCATCGCCGCCGGGCGCAGCAACGGCACGATCGCCACCGAGCTCGGCGTGGCCACGAAGACGGTGGTCAACCACGTGTCGGCGATCTTCGCCAAGCTGCGGCTGGCGACCCGCGCGGAGGCGATCGTGCGGGCCCGGGAAGCGGGCCTTGGCCGGTGA
- a CDS encoding sensor histidine kinase: MTGQPALTEPVGADSARSASMSRAPSESAPPESVSGEPAPPKPVPPEPRPADALAPDASHADTEPLASGPGVPPPAAAGTRLAGTVPGGAPRRTGAWVGPSARRVLPKGPVGVAAVLVVLAVLGLWAPGGVGWRGVGALIFGTVCAATAWAVLAFGPDPRNRCGLAMAALAGLVLASAAAQTLAGWGLPGADQVSEVLYLVAVGVVAPVSAALYPDGRLPGWITRSCAGSGIVAAALAAALARVDENTTVPLGAVAVVLLLSAGWARFVTAAGQHRRALQWLAWSFSQTTLLVLHVMFVGEAFAVDLPRAFYVITFALAALPPPVCAVIGIVDPDLLDIRWLIRKSSAWTVTLECAFATTAGTYAALELITGHPPGRSGVTVLCVMIAVLFQPALRAIEDLVDDVLFGGRADPVQALAGLGERFDAGGDPASWLPALRAGLALPYVELWSEDERVASAGAPPSPVPSPAPAPAPASEAEAAAAADRFGHAHPPDVMTTTTVPLVVGDERVGALVVGLPPQVHALPPATRSVLRLVAPPLAQALRAAALAEQLRVSRGQLVEALEEERRRLRRDLHDGLGPIMTGVAYSADAARNLVPVDPDRAQTVLADLRADTAAAITEIRRIVYGLRPPALDELGLVAAIRQGCNRLRAADGRALAVAVEAPGELPPLPAAVEVAAYRIVLEAVTNAARHSGSADVWLTVEARTDRLVLAVRDGGRGAAANWRPGVGLQSMRERAEQVGGTLTAGPGPAGGEVHAEIPVLAS, encoded by the coding sequence ATGACCGGCCAACCGGCGCTCACGGAGCCCGTCGGCGCCGACTCCGCCCGGTCCGCATCGATGAGCAGGGCGCCGTCGGAATCCGCGCCGCCGGAATCCGTGTCCGGGGAACCCGCGCCGCCGAAACCCGTGCCGCCCGAGCCCAGGCCCGCGGACGCCCTGGCGCCGGACGCCTCGCACGCCGACACCGAGCCCCTGGCTTCGGGTCCCGGCGTGCCACCACCCGCCGCCGCGGGCACCAGGCTGGCCGGGACGGTTCCCGGTGGCGCCCCGCGCCGGACCGGGGCGTGGGTCGGGCCAAGCGCGCGGCGGGTGTTGCCGAAAGGCCCCGTCGGGGTGGCGGCCGTGCTCGTCGTCCTCGCCGTCCTCGGCCTGTGGGCTCCCGGCGGCGTGGGCTGGCGCGGGGTGGGCGCACTGATCTTCGGGACGGTGTGCGCGGCGACGGCGTGGGCGGTCCTGGCCTTCGGCCCGGATCCCCGCAACCGCTGCGGGCTGGCGATGGCCGCGCTCGCGGGCCTCGTCCTGGCCAGTGCCGCGGCGCAGACGCTGGCGGGCTGGGGCCTGCCCGGCGCGGACCAGGTATCCGAGGTTCTGTACCTCGTCGCCGTCGGCGTCGTGGCCCCGGTCTCGGCGGCGCTGTACCCGGACGGCCGGCTGCCAGGGTGGATCACGCGGTCGTGTGCCGGATCCGGGATCGTCGCCGCCGCCCTGGCCGCGGCCCTGGCACGGGTGGACGAGAACACCACCGTCCCGCTCGGCGCCGTCGCCGTCGTCCTGCTGCTGTCGGCCGGCTGGGCGCGGTTCGTGACAGCGGCTGGGCAGCACCGCCGGGCGCTGCAGTGGCTGGCGTGGAGTTTCTCGCAGACGACGCTTCTCGTGCTGCACGTCATGTTCGTCGGCGAGGCGTTCGCGGTCGACCTGCCACGCGCCTTCTACGTGATCACGTTCGCGCTCGCGGCGCTGCCGCCTCCGGTATGTGCCGTGATCGGGATCGTCGACCCGGATCTGCTGGACATCCGCTGGCTGATCAGGAAGTCGTCGGCGTGGACGGTGACGCTGGAGTGCGCGTTCGCGACCACCGCCGGCACATACGCCGCCCTGGAGCTCATCACCGGCCACCCGCCAGGGCGCAGCGGCGTCACTGTGCTCTGCGTCATGATCGCGGTGCTGTTCCAGCCGGCGCTGCGCGCGATCGAGGACCTCGTCGACGACGTGCTGTTCGGCGGTCGGGCCGACCCCGTGCAGGCGCTGGCGGGCCTCGGCGAGCGGTTCGACGCGGGTGGCGACCCCGCGTCGTGGCTGCCGGCGCTGCGCGCCGGGCTGGCGCTGCCCTACGTGGAGCTGTGGAGCGAGGACGAGCGGGTCGCCTCCGCGGGCGCGCCGCCGAGCCCGGTTCCGTCACCCGCCCCCGCCCCCGCCCCCGCCTCCGAGGCCGAGGCCGCCGCGGCGGCGGATCGGTTCGGGCACGCCCACCCGCCGGACGTGATGACCACTACCACCGTGCCGCTCGTCGTCGGCGACGAGCGGGTCGGCGCGCTGGTCGTCGGCCTTCCACCGCAGGTCCACGCGCTGCCGCCGGCGACCCGCAGCGTGCTGCGCCTGGTGGCGCCGCCGCTGGCCCAGGCCCTGCGCGCCGCTGCCCTGGCCGAACAGCTGCGGGTCTCGCGCGGCCAGCTGGTCGAGGCGCTGGAGGAGGAACGCCGCCGGCTGCGCCGGGACCTGCACGACGGCCTCGGCCCGATCATGACCGGCGTCGCCTACAGCGCCGACGCCGCGCGCAACCTCGTTCCCGTCGACCCGGACCGGGCGCAGACCGTGCTCGCGGACCTGCGCGCCGACACGGCGGCGGCGATCACCGAGATCCGCCGGATCGTGTACGGCCTGCGCCCGCCCGCGCTCGACGAGCTGGGCCTGGTCGCGGCCATTCGCCAGGGCTGCAACCGGCTGCGCGCAGCGGACGGGCGGGCGCTGGCCGTCGCGGTCGAGGCGCCGGGGGAGCTGCCACCGCTGCCGGCCGCCGTCGAGGTCGCCGCCTACCGGATCGTCCTGGAGGCCGTGACCAACGCGGCCCGGCACTCCGGGTCGGCGGATGTCTGGCTGACGGTCGAGGCGCGCACGGACCGCCTGGTGCTCGCCGTGCGCGACGGTGGCCGCGGGGCCGCCGCGAACTGGCGGCCCGGCGTCGGTCTCCAGTCGATGCGGGAGCGGGCCGAGCAGGTCGGCGGCACCCTGACCGCGGGCCCCGGCCCGGCCGGTGGCGAGGTCCACGCCGAGATCCCCGTGCTGGCGTCCTAG
- a CDS encoding Na+/H+ antiporter subunit E yields the protein MTAARRPGQVAWLWLVWMLLWGRLSVLAALSGLLVAVAVLATFPSPSPEDADEDQDGAAAGHRRPRPVAAGMLAARLLAGLLPASVTVAAQLVRYGPAMPSAIVAVPLRTRSEVVAAIVANAVSLAPGSAVIQVDRDNGIFYVHALVAPAPGAVETVRAHADALQRRVILALGHDLVPPGPEPRPAPGPRPSGRQ from the coding sequence GTGACGGCCGCCCGGCGGCCGGGGCAGGTCGCCTGGCTGTGGCTGGTTTGGATGCTGTTGTGGGGGCGCCTCAGCGTGCTCGCCGCGCTCAGCGGGCTGCTCGTCGCCGTCGCCGTGCTCGCGACGTTCCCGTCGCCGTCGCCCGAGGACGCGGACGAGGACCAGGACGGCGCCGCGGCCGGGCATCGGCGGCCGCGGCCGGTCGCGGCCGGAATGCTGGCCGCCCGGCTGTTGGCCGGGCTGCTGCCGGCGAGCGTCACCGTCGCGGCGCAGCTGGTCCGCTACGGCCCCGCCATGCCGTCGGCGATCGTCGCGGTCCCGCTGCGGACCCGATCCGAGGTGGTCGCGGCCATCGTGGCCAACGCCGTCTCCCTCGCCCCCGGCTCGGCGGTCATCCAGGTCGACCGTGACAACGGCATCTTCTACGTCCACGCCCTCGTCGCCCCGGCCCCCGGCGCCGTCGAGACCGTCCGCGCGCACGCCGACGCGCTGCAGCGGCGGGTGATCCTCGCCCTGGGCCACGATCTGGTCCCACCGGGGCCGGAGCCGCGCCCGGCGCCGGGGCCACGGCCCTCAGGGAGGCAGTGA
- the mnhG gene encoding monovalent cation/H(+) antiporter subunit G translates to MLGGAAFCVLGAWGLLRFPDVPARLQAATKPQTIGLLAILTGAALQVDLRYGSGLVLVGLFQLVTAPVLAQRISRAAYRTGQLRRDLLLTDELADGSPDAGPGATGH, encoded by the coding sequence ATGCTCGGCGGCGCGGCGTTCTGTGTGCTCGGCGCGTGGGGGCTGCTGCGCTTCCCGGACGTCCCGGCCAGGCTGCAGGCCGCGACCAAGCCGCAGACGATCGGCCTGCTCGCGATCCTCACCGGCGCCGCCCTGCAGGTCGACCTCCGGTACGGCTCCGGCCTCGTCCTGGTCGGCCTGTTCCAGTTGGTCACCGCCCCCGTCCTCGCCCAGCGGATCAGCCGCGCCGCCTACCGCACCGGCCAGCTGCGCCGCGACCTGCTGCTCACCGACGAGCTCGCGGACGGGTCCCCCGACGCGGGGCCGGGCGCGACGGGCCATTAG
- a CDS encoding FAD-dependent oxidoreductase: MSRIRSAIVIGGGIAGPVAAVALGKAGIEATVYEAYETMADGVGGTLSIAPNGVDALAAAGLGGIVEPVGTPITAMVMRNGKGRRLASLGSPAGLPDQLLVWRPELYRALHDAAAHHGARIEHGRKLVAIEQHDTGTDVAGGVTAVFSDGNRASADILIGADGIRSAVRSLIDPVAPSPRYVGLLGFGARLSAGPVDPARIDPTGSEMHFVFGRRAFFGYVLAADGSGGWFANLPRAASMTASEARAVGAVEWLRVLRETFADDRLRAIDLISRTDPAELVTVGGMEDIPSVPVWHHGRVVLIGDAAHATSPSSGQGASLAIESAVELARCLRDLPYREAFATYEGMRRDRVERIIKMAQRTNSDKAAGPAARVLRDLMMPVAMKLMNPESFAWPVRHHIDWSAPVTPAGAPNTTPPLPVASPSS, encoded by the coding sequence ATGTCCAGAATTCGGAGCGCCATCGTCATCGGCGGCGGGATCGCGGGTCCCGTCGCGGCCGTCGCCCTCGGAAAGGCCGGCATCGAGGCGACGGTGTACGAGGCGTACGAGACCATGGCGGACGGCGTCGGCGGAACGTTGAGCATCGCGCCGAACGGGGTCGACGCGCTCGCCGCCGCGGGTCTCGGCGGAATCGTCGAACCCGTCGGCACGCCGATCACCGCCATGGTGATGCGCAACGGCAAGGGCCGCCGGCTCGCCTCGCTCGGCTCGCCGGCGGGCCTGCCGGACCAGCTGCTGGTCTGGCGCCCGGAGCTGTACCGGGCGCTGCACGACGCGGCGGCCCACCACGGCGCCCGGATCGAGCACGGCAGGAAGTTGGTCGCCATCGAGCAGCACGACACGGGCACGGACGTCGCCGGCGGCGTGACGGCGGTGTTCTCCGACGGGAACCGGGCCAGCGCCGACATCCTCATCGGCGCGGACGGAATCCGCTCGGCCGTCCGCTCGCTGATCGACCCGGTGGCGCCGTCGCCGCGCTACGTCGGCCTGCTCGGCTTCGGCGCCCGCCTGTCCGCCGGGCCCGTCGACCCGGCACGGATCGACCCGACCGGCAGCGAGATGCACTTCGTCTTCGGCAGGCGGGCGTTCTTCGGTTACGTCCTGGCGGCGGACGGCTCCGGTGGCTGGTTCGCGAACCTGCCGCGGGCGGCGTCGATGACGGCGTCCGAGGCGCGCGCGGTCGGCGCCGTCGAGTGGCTGCGGGTCCTGCGCGAGACGTTCGCCGACGACCGGCTGCGCGCGATCGACCTCATCAGCCGGACCGACCCCGCCGAACTCGTCACCGTTGGTGGGATGGAAGACATCCCCTCGGTTCCGGTCTGGCACCACGGCCGCGTCGTCCTCATCGGGGACGCCGCGCACGCGACGTCACCGAGCTCGGGCCAGGGTGCCTCGCTGGCGATCGAGAGCGCCGTCGAACTGGCCCGCTGTCTGCGCGACCTGCCGTATCGGGAGGCGTTCGCGACCTACGAGGGAATGCGCCGCGACCGCGTGGAACGGATCATCAAGATGGCGCAGCGCACCAACAGCGACAAGGCGGCCGGCCCGGCCGCCCGCGTCCTGCGTGACCTGATGATGCCCGTCGCCATGAAGCTCATGAACCCGGAGTCGTTCGCCTGGCCGGTGCGCCACCACATCGACTGGTCCGCCCCGGTCACCCCCGCCGGCGCTCCGAACACCACACCCCCGCTGCCCGTGGCCTCCCCATCCTCCTGA